The genomic region GGTGGGCAAGAAGGGCCTTGTTCTGAGAGTACAGCAAGCCAGAACGCCTGGTCTTAACTTCAACTTGGAGCAAAAGTGAGGAAGCAAAACAAACCCCCTAACATGCCATCCAGTGTCCGTCCCGGGCTCGAGCACATGAGGCTGCAGGCCTTCTCGTGGCCGACAGATGGCGATGTTGCACCGTGTCTGAGCTCACCCGTTCGCTCCACGGACCTCAGGGGCGGGTTAGCCGCCAGACGTGGGCAGGAAGGACCACCATGtgcacaactcttttttttttttttttttacggggAAAGGACTCGCGCACACTCCTGAAGCTGTGCCTCACAGAGCAAGGGCTCAAGCCCAATTTCCCCCTGCACCTTCCTTGTACAGCCCCCATCTCTAGAGAGAGGACAGTTCGTTGAGACATcagtggaggggggcggggaggggggcggggggggaatgCTCCAAGCAAGAGGTGCAAAGGCAGAAGAACAGGCGGCCGTGACCACGAGGCCTGGCCGGTCGGACTCTGCCGCCAGTTTGCTGTATGACCTCGGCCGGCTTGCCTTCACTCAGTCTCCACATCTATAAAGAGCTGGCCTTCCCGCGGTGAAATACGGCAGCCGTGGGGCAGACACACATCCTGCCGGGGGCGGCTGCAAAGGCAGCAGGTGGCTTTCCGGGGTCTTCTCCTCTGGTTGGTCAGGAGCTGTTGATCCGGCACTAGGTTTGCCACAGAATAGAGGCCACTCAGTTGAATCTGAATTTCGGATAATCAACagataatttttaagtgttaagTATGTTCTAACTATCACCCGGGATATATTTATACTTAAACCTTTGATGTTTGTCAGAAATTTAGATCTAACGAGGtgtcctgtgtttttatttgcttaatcTGACAGCCTTGTCCAGCCCACAGGGGCTGGGACCCCCAGATCTTCGCCCTGATTGGCTAGCCCCCAGTGTCGCTGGTGCTTAAATGTTTTGACAAGCAGCCGTGACTCCCAGGGAGGCAGCCAAGATGTAACTCCCTTGTCCGTCTTTCCCTCCCAGGCCTGGCGCTGCTGCTGCCCCCCGCCACTCTGGCCGCCCTGGCAGACAGCTGGCTCCGAGAGGACTGCCCCGGTCCCAACCACGCAGCCTTGGTCACGGGCGCAGCCCCCTCGCAGGCGGTGCTGTGGGCCAAGTCCCCCGGGGTACTGGCTGGGAGGCCCTTCTTCGATGCCATCTTTGCCCAAGTCAACTGCCAGGTCTCCTGGTTCCTCCCCGAGGGCACAAAGCTGGTGCCCGTGGCCAGGGTGGCCGAGGTCCGGGGCCCCGCGCACTGCCTGCTGCTGGGGGAGCGGGTGGCCCTGAACACGCTGGCGCGCTGCAGTGGGGTGgccagcgccgccgccgccgccgtggaGGCCGCCCGGGATGCGGGCTGGACCGGGCACGTGGCGGGCACGAGGAAGACCACGCCCGGCTTCCGGCTGCCGGAGAAGTACGGGCTCCTGGTGGGCGGGGCCGCCGCTCACCGCTACGACCTGGGAGCGCTGGTGATGGTGAAGGACAACCACGTGGTGGCGGCGGGCGGCGTGGAAAAGGTGCGTGCCCGGCcgcgcccctgccctgccccccgcccccgacctCCCCGCGGCAGCCCTTCCCCTCCACCACggacccacacacacaccccaaagcaCGCCCTGGTGAACAGTGATGGCCCAGGAGTCAGGGCTGCTAGACCCCGTGACCCCCTGGGCGCTCTACCCGTCAGATGGGCGCCTGGCCGACTTTTCTCTTCCGGCGCTCTGGGACTTGCTGTGATGTTCAAAAGCAAAAGGCAAGCTGCCCGGAACCTGGTGTTGGTGGCGCTGTGACCTTGGCCCGGTCACTCTAGCTCCCTGGACCggtttcctttttgaaaatgttCTTGAAGACCccttccagttttatttatttatatattttttcggTGCAAgaaggtgtttttattatagcagGAGGACAGGACCCacgggcagaaagagctgccttccagttttggggttttttttaaagattttatttatt from Halichoerus grypus chromosome 6, mHalGry1.hap1.1, whole genome shotgun sequence harbors:
- the QPRT gene encoding nicotinate-nucleotide pyrophosphorylase [carboxylating] isoform X2; the encoded protein is MDPEGLALLLPPATLAALADSWLREDCPGPNHAALVTGAAPSQAVLWAKSPGVLAGRPFFDAIFAQVNCQVSWFLPEGTKLVPVARVAEVRGPAHCLLLGERVALNTLARCSGVASAAAAAVEAARDAGWTGHVAGTRKTTPGFRLPEKYGLLVGGAAAHRYDLGALVMVKDNHVVAAGGVEKAVRGARQVADFALKVEVECGSLQEAVEAAEAGADLVLLDNFKPELFAEGTSPVYRAYRS
- the QPRT gene encoding nicotinate-nucleotide pyrophosphorylase [carboxylating] isoform X1; translated protein: MDPEGLALLLPPATLAALADSWLREDCPGPNHAALVTGAAPSQAVLWAKSPGVLAGRPFFDAIFAQVNCQVSWFLPEGTKLVPVARVAEVRGPAHCLLLGERVALNTLARCSGVASAAAAAVEAARDAGWTGHVAGTRKTTPGFRLPEKYGLLVGGAAAHRYDLGALVMVKDNHVVAAGGVEKAVRGARQVADFALKVEVECGSLQEAVEAAEAGADLVLLDNFKPEELHPTAAALKARFPGVGVEASGGITLANLPQFCGPHIDVISLGMLTQAAPALDFSLKLFAEGTSPVYRAYRS